A part of Acidobacteriota bacterium genomic DNA contains:
- a CDS encoding ABC transporter ATP-binding protein, whose protein sequence is MVSAFYEDEKPGQSEKEVSSRQAFSGLIPYLRKHVSRLAFCLALLIGVIVLSIAWPLLIQRAIDGPITGQLELPAAEREFTGLLLLGLAIFAMQLVSVVLQYFQYVKLEIIGQDIMLDLKRRLFDHILSLDISFFDSNPVGRLMARVESDTEALRLLFTNTVVLVAGDVLLMIGIYGVMFVTEWRLAAVLLLTLPSLAFLVWVFHRVTTHRFLEVRKKMAEVTATLTEFIHGMSIVQIFHRGRWARQKVWRANEAKFSEDAYANIAVCVFFNLLSFLNYVKIGAVLFLGVLWGVSPGTIVFFVLMVWKEFDPIARTAEQLGNFQKGIAGGRRIFGLLQIRPKLTDPAGPETWDGLKEAIRFENVWFSYTGDDNWILRDVSFEIQVGQRVALAGVTGGGKSTIISLLLRLYDPQQGRITVDGIDIRNIRIADLRRRFALVLQDIILFPGDVISNIGLEADDITLEDIEQAAKTVEADAVIRRLPDGYRSEVSEKGANFSRGERQLLSFARALAFDPDLLILDEATSSVDPETERTIQSSLRRLMSDRTSLIIAHRLSTILDVDQILVIRHGEIVERGTHTELILQDGYYSKLFHLQFKNKRGVSANA, encoded by the coding sequence ATGGTTAGCGCGTTTTACGAAGACGAAAAACCGGGGCAATCGGAAAAAGAGGTAAGTTCCAGGCAGGCGTTCAGCGGGCTGATCCCATATCTACGTAAGCACGTGTCGCGCCTCGCCTTCTGCCTGGCCTTGCTGATAGGCGTGATCGTTCTGTCCATCGCCTGGCCCCTGCTGATACAGCGGGCTATCGACGGACCCATCACGGGCCAGTTGGAGTTACCGGCCGCCGAGCGGGAATTCACCGGACTGTTGCTGCTCGGCCTGGCCATATTCGCGATGCAACTGGTCTCCGTTGTCCTGCAGTACTTCCAGTACGTCAAGCTGGAGATTATCGGACAGGACATCATGCTCGACCTCAAGCGGCGACTCTTTGACCATATCCTGTCGCTGGATATTTCGTTTTTTGACAGCAACCCGGTTGGCCGGCTGATGGCGCGCGTCGAATCAGACACCGAGGCGCTGCGCCTGTTATTCACCAATACCGTGGTCCTGGTCGCGGGAGACGTGTTGCTGATGATCGGCATCTATGGGGTCATGTTCGTCACCGAATGGCGGCTGGCCGCGGTTCTTCTGCTCACGTTGCCTTCCCTGGCTTTCCTGGTGTGGGTGTTTCACCGGGTGACGACACACCGCTTTCTCGAGGTGCGCAAGAAGATGGCCGAGGTCACGGCAACGCTGACCGAGTTCATCCACGGAATGTCGATAGTGCAGATTTTTCATCGCGGCCGCTGGGCCCGGCAGAAGGTATGGCGGGCCAACGAGGCCAAGTTCTCAGAGGACGCCTACGCAAACATCGCGGTCTGCGTATTTTTCAACCTTCTCTCTTTCCTTAATTACGTCAAGATCGGCGCCGTTCTCTTTCTGGGCGTGCTCTGGGGCGTGAGCCCCGGCACCATCGTATTCTTCGTCCTGATGGTATGGAAAGAGTTCGACCCCATCGCGCGGACCGCCGAACAACTGGGCAACTTTCAGAAGGGAATCGCGGGAGGCCGGCGCATCTTCGGTCTGCTGCAAATCAGACCCAAACTAACCGACCCGGCCGGGCCCGAAACGTGGGACGGCCTTAAGGAAGCCATTCGCTTCGAAAACGTCTGGTTTTCATACACCGGCGATGATAACTGGATTCTCCGGGACGTCAGTTTCGAAATACAGGTCGGTCAGCGGGTGGCGCTGGCCGGTGTCACGGGCGGCGGCAAGAGCACTATCATCTCGTTGCTGCTGCGCCTGTACGACCCGCAGCAGGGGCGCATAACGGTGGACGGCATCGACATCCGCAACATCAGGATCGCCGATTTGCGCCGCCGCTTTGCCCTGGTGCTGCAGGACATCATCCTGTTCCCGGGCGACGTGATTTCGAACATCGGCCTGGAAGCCGACGACATCACGCTTGAGGACATCGAGCAAGCTGCGAAAACGGTCGAGGCCGACGCCGTGATACGACGCCTGCCGGATGGATACCGTAGCGAGGTGTCCGAAAAGGGCGCCAATTTCAGCCGGGGCGAGCGACAGCTGCTTTCGTTCGCCCGGGCGCTGGCCTTCGATCCGGACCTGCTGATCCTCGACGAGGCCACAAGTTCGGTCGATCCGGAAACGGAGCGGACCATTCAGTCGTCGCTCAGAAGGCTGATGTCGGACCGCACGTCTCTGATAATCGCTCACCGGCTGTCGACGATACTCGATGTTGACCAGATCCTGGTCATCCGGCACGGTGAGATTGTGGAGCGCGGAACACACACGGAGTTGATACTCCAGGACGGGTACTACTCGAAACTGTTCCATCTCCAGTTCAAGAATAAACGGGGAGTAAGTGCGAATGCGTGA
- a CDS encoding CDP-alcohol phosphatidyltransferase family protein: MLPAEIFRIPNLLSLSRIGLAPFICYGLSRDDGTGTAIAVALLILAGITDGLDGYFARRYGQVTSLGIALDPVADKILAAWLVVCLILYRGLPVWLAGIVVGRDLLILIFGLLLLRRRHLPLPSNIAGKYAFGAVVVLIGSYVIRFEFGILLSTAVALALIALSLIGYAFVFVRACRGESMPSGRDRRSLRILRIALSLTLGAVYVVKLFLEVIS, encoded by the coding sequence ATGTTGCCAGCAGAGATTTTCAGGATACCGAACCTTCTGAGCCTGTCGCGCATAGGGCTGGCGCCGTTTATCTGCTACGGTCTCAGCCGCGATGACGGCACCGGCACGGCCATAGCCGTTGCCTTGCTGATCCTCGCCGGCATTACCGACGGCCTCGACGGATACTTCGCCCGACGATACGGTCAGGTAACCAGCCTGGGAATTGCGCTTGACCCGGTTGCCGACAAGATATTGGCCGCCTGGCTGGTCGTCTGTCTGATACTCTACCGCGGCCTGCCCGTCTGGCTGGCCGGTATTGTGGTCGGGCGAGACCTGCTGATTCTCATCTTTGGATTGCTCCTGCTCAGGAGACGACACCTACCGCTTCCCTCCAACATAGCCGGGAAATATGCCTTCGGCGCCGTGGTGGTCCTCATCGGAAGCTACGTTATTCGGTTTGAATTCGGAATCCTGCTAAGCACTGCCGTGGCCCTTGCCCTGATCGCGCTCTCCCTGATCGGCTACGCTTTCGTGTTCGTGCGCGCCTGTCGCGGAGAGTCGATGCCGTCCGGTCGGGATCGCCGGTCACTGAGAATCCTCCGCATTGCTCTCTCCCTGACCCTCGGAGCGGTTTACGTAGTCAAGCTGTTCCTGGAAGTGATTTCATAG
- a CDS encoding response regulator, producing the protein MTILVVDDEELIRTLSQRILVRAGHEVLLAESGKAGLQALHRDPAAIDLVVVDMSMADLSGTDLLREMRRMRPDLRAIISSGRRVEELKLPEDLVPNTLFLQKPYRPQELIRRVQAATGCVRDVS; encoded by the coding sequence ATGACGATACTGGTCGTGGACGATGAAGAGCTGATCCGCACGCTTTCACAGCGGATCCTCGTGCGGGCCGGTCACGAGGTGCTTCTGGCGGAATCCGGCAAGGCCGGCTTGCAGGCTTTGCACCGCGATCCCGCAGCCATCGATCTCGTCGTTGTGGATATGAGCATGGCGGATCTCTCGGGGACCGACTTGCTGCGTGAAATGCGCAGGATGCGGCCGGACCTGCGAGCCATCATTTCATCCGGGCGACGGGTGGAGGAACTGAAGCTGCCTGAAGATCTGGTGCCGAACACGTTGTTTCTGCAAAAGCCGTACCGGCCGCAGGAACTGATCCGGCGTGTGCAGGCGGCCACGGGCTGCGTGCGCGACGTTTCCTGA
- a CDS encoding M6 family metalloprotease domain-containing protein has translation MKRHMIKVAILSALALLVSAQTSRAVAPTKEAIRQWIAEGVYHEKLSNWAAFKAAGGCAPNEHSPLETLRALPGAARGTSAVDTINVIVILAEFTDWLASDQNVAGTLSGFDSLLFSDRDTDPVFNPTGSMTDYYFEISYGTVYIRGDVFGWYMMPKTYEYYVGTDDGLSRSGELAGAAVDAAEAAGVDFSPYANGDQWVDGVIVVHSGAGAETGAYGIWSHMSSMPQRYYDGVAINLYTMNPEEQGIGLTSMGVFCHEWGHILGLADLYDLNSDSPGDGLGDWSLMAGGSWNGNGQTPAHPDAFTRAQAGFVDIVWLESNLYQVELPQVEHNRVVYGMKDDPLGPSPQYWLVENRQRVGFDAELPGAGLCIYHVDEAVPVQNNRFRYRVALEQADGRNDLTYTGGSDAGDSWPGSTNNRDFHDQSVPDSKNNFGVTTEVGVQMISNSDSLMYADLDVYFSRTWVELSAGDSLVFLDPVPGGDGNGVLEAGETVEFYGSVINRMREAYTPLIHLAVDVDGVAFIENDVPLGGSLLTGVDVGNITPITFSLPVDFESIIARFTLTVTADSVMGEHDSTFVTGFEFDQSLGAPQVLIVDDDNGQTLDQRFSTGLTDLRLPSETWDKSISSPTGGDLLAYRSVIWHTGKNDGSGGSITAGDVAALTEFLDGGGSLFLSSLTAASQLHTLDSAFMADYLHATLAGTNKFGLGFMGIDGNEVTDGSAFTYYGNAPINPMHDVLDAYTGGQEAFYLADEYGSGNFGDCAVTYSGAYRTVFATFGAEFISEGNEYLGFQHRDTLLSRVLDFFNRTYPYVSTVFVEGDDVSQIVDHTPTFGWSVIDTGSLAQTEYELEVGSDNEWTTAEMWAPGVTASADTFVAYAGAPLLDGETYYARLRASNGTLWSEWSSTSLHMNTLPLAPQLASPSDGRFTGNPPPLFVWGGSDAESTSLWYQFEVYSDEGLGSVVTTSPDVGETADSTAWLVDVTLDELARYWWRARTSDGAEYSAWSDSGTFVVNSAYEPPTGTLIVPSMSEAPCDTSCLVQPFVVQASKPLTKATIPLRIPDDVEICEVSFDGLITESWDLSTAVIESDSAFLVVRLDNSLGYQLDLDTPAVLFEVHFTAPIPCMTSEFVSWDTARYDVSTDVLSFTDTMETFGPEFDVGQDSTEIVGYTPGEVDKEASVDIGDLTFMIAYLFIDGEAPCNFDAADMNSDCVGPDIGDLTYLIQYLFVEGADPLCGCVVAGAPAAPQISPDITVQAVQEGGYTEVVLNSSVELRGVQLELSGSGGDVPVNLQPGTLDLVAGRPGNPLNLAVLDLDGPHVIKAGSVRLLRLEGDYEIVSGLVSDLAHRVLTPSIATAADGPDLPDTYGLSQNYPNPFNPSTDITFALPVPSRVKLEVFNILGQEVVTLVDEARQAGYHTITWDGASGQGHQVASGVYFYRLVTDEFSQTKKMILLK, from the coding sequence ATGAAAAGACATATGATCAAGGTAGCCATTTTGTCTGCGCTTGCCCTGCTGGTGTCGGCCCAGACCTCCCGGGCCGTAGCGCCCACTAAGGAAGCAATCCGGCAATGGATTGCAGAGGGCGTTTACCATGAGAAGCTGAGTAACTGGGCCGCGTTCAAGGCGGCGGGCGGCTGTGCGCCGAATGAACATTCGCCTCTCGAGACACTTCGGGCTCTTCCCGGTGCGGCTCGTGGCACAAGCGCGGTCGACACGATAAACGTCATCGTGATTCTGGCCGAGTTCACTGACTGGCTGGCGTCCGATCAGAACGTTGCGGGCACGCTTTCAGGTTTCGACTCGCTGCTGTTTTCTGACCGCGACACAGACCCGGTCTTTAACCCGACCGGTTCGATGACGGACTACTACTTTGAAATCTCATACGGCACGGTTTATATCCGGGGGGACGTCTTCGGTTGGTACATGATGCCGAAGACGTACGAGTACTATGTCGGCACCGATGACGGCCTTAGCCGGAGCGGCGAACTTGCCGGGGCGGCGGTTGACGCCGCGGAAGCGGCCGGGGTGGATTTCTCACCGTATGCCAACGGTGATCAGTGGGTTGACGGAGTGATCGTGGTTCATTCCGGGGCGGGGGCCGAGACCGGAGCTTACGGCATCTGGTCGCATATGTCGTCTATGCCGCAGCGCTACTACGACGGGGTTGCAATAAACCTGTATACGATGAACCCGGAAGAACAGGGGATCGGCCTGACCTCGATGGGTGTCTTCTGTCACGAATGGGGCCACATTCTGGGGCTTGCTGATCTTTACGACTTGAATTCGGACAGCCCGGGTGACGGTCTTGGTGACTGGTCGCTCATGGCGGGCGGGAGCTGGAACGGCAACGGCCAGACGCCGGCACATCCCGATGCCTTCACCAGGGCGCAGGCGGGGTTTGTTGACATCGTGTGGCTCGAGAGTAACCTCTATCAGGTAGAGCTGCCTCAGGTTGAGCATAATCGGGTTGTATACGGTATGAAGGATGATCCTCTGGGGCCGTCCCCCCAGTACTGGCTGGTCGAGAACCGGCAGCGAGTGGGTTTTGACGCGGAACTGCCCGGGGCGGGCCTGTGCATCTACCACGTGGATGAAGCGGTTCCGGTTCAGAATAATCGCTTCCGTTACCGGGTGGCGCTGGAGCAGGCGGATGGTCGCAATGACCTGACCTACACCGGCGGCAGCGACGCCGGTGACTCCTGGCCCGGCTCAACGAATAATCGGGACTTCCACGATCAGTCCGTGCCCGACTCGAAAAACAATTTCGGTGTGACTACGGAAGTCGGCGTCCAGATGATATCCAATTCCGATTCGCTCATGTACGCCGATCTGGACGTGTACTTCTCCCGCACCTGGGTGGAGCTGTCAGCGGGGGATTCGCTGGTCTTTCTGGACCCTGTCCCGGGCGGCGACGGTAACGGCGTCCTCGAGGCCGGCGAGACCGTCGAGTTCTACGGCAGCGTCATAAACAGGATGCGCGAAGCATACACGCCCCTGATCCATCTGGCCGTCGACGTCGATGGGGTTGCCTTCATTGAGAATGACGTTCCGCTCGGCGGTTCTCTCCTGACCGGCGTGGACGTCGGGAACATAACTCCGATCACGTTCTCCCTGCCGGTGGATTTTGAGTCGATCATCGCGCGGTTTACCCTGACGGTCACGGCGGATTCCGTTATGGGGGAACACGACAGCACGTTTGTCACCGGCTTTGAGTTCGATCAATCGCTCGGTGCTCCGCAAGTGCTGATCGTCGACGACGACAACGGGCAGACGCTCGATCAACGATTCTCCACCGGCCTTACGGATCTGCGCCTGCCCAGTGAAACGTGGGACAAGAGCATTTCGTCCCCCACCGGCGGTGACCTGCTGGCATACAGGTCCGTCATCTGGCATACCGGTAAGAACGACGGCAGCGGGGGATCCATCACGGCCGGCGACGTCGCCGCCCTGACCGAGTTCCTTGACGGCGGGGGCAGCCTGTTCCTTTCGAGCCTGACGGCGGCCTCGCAGTTGCATACACTCGATTCCGCCTTTATGGCCGACTACCTTCACGCCACGCTGGCCGGCACCAACAAGTTCGGCCTGGGTTTCATGGGTATCGACGGCAATGAGGTTACCGACGGTTCGGCCTTCACATATTACGGTAACGCACCGATCAACCCGATGCACGACGTCCTGGACGCGTACACCGGCGGCCAGGAGGCGTTTTATCTGGCCGATGAATACGGAAGCGGCAACTTCGGCGATTGTGCCGTCACGTATTCGGGCGCCTACCGTACCGTCTTTGCCACTTTCGGAGCAGAATTCATCAGTGAAGGAAACGAGTACCTCGGATTTCAGCACCGCGATACGCTGCTCAGCCGGGTCCTGGACTTCTTCAATCGCACCTACCCGTACGTGAGCACTGTCTTTGTGGAGGGAGACGACGTCAGCCAGATTGTGGATCACACTCCGACGTTCGGGTGGTCGGTCATAGATACCGGTTCCCTGGCACAGACTGAGTACGAGCTTGAGGTCGGCAGCGATAACGAATGGACGACGGCGGAGATGTGGGCGCCGGGCGTGACCGCATCGGCCGACACTTTTGTCGCTTACGCAGGAGCACCGCTCCTGGACGGCGAGACGTACTACGCGCGTTTGCGGGCGAGCAACGGCACCCTGTGGTCCGAATGGTCATCAACCTCGCTGCACATGAATACGCTGCCGCTGGCACCGCAACTGGCAAGCCCGTCGGACGGCCGGTTTACCGGTAACCCGCCGCCGCTTTTTGTGTGGGGCGGTTCGGACGCGGAGAGCACCTCCCTGTGGTACCAGTTCGAAGTATACAGCGACGAAGGCCTCGGCAGTGTGGTGACGACCTCGCCGGACGTCGGGGAAACCGCGGATTCGACGGCATGGCTGGTGGACGTGACCCTGGATGAGTTGGCCCGGTACTGGTGGCGGGCACGAACGAGCGACGGCGCAGAATACTCCGCCTGGTCGGATTCGGGCACGTTCGTGGTCAACTCGGCCTACGAGCCTCCGACCGGCACGCTCATAGTGCCGTCCATGTCGGAGGCGCCGTGCGACACGTCGTGCCTGGTGCAGCCGTTCGTGGTCCAGGCGTCCAAACCGCTGACGAAGGCGACGATCCCGCTGCGGATACCGGACGATGTCGAGATCTGTGAGGTGTCGTTCGACGGTCTGATCACCGAATCGTGGGATCTCAGCACGGCCGTGATCGAGTCTGACTCCGCTTTTCTCGTGGTCAGGCTGGACAACAGTCTCGGCTACCAGTTGGATCTGGACACGCCGGCGGTGTTGTTCGAGGTGCACTTCACGGCGCCGATACCATGTATGACAAGTGAGTTCGTGTCGTGGGATACGGCGCGGTACGACGTGTCGACTGACGTGCTGAGTTTTACGGACACGATGGAGACGTTCGGTCCGGAGTTCGACGTCGGGCAGGACTCTACCGAGATTGTCGGGTACACCCCGGGTGAGGTGGACAAGGAGGCAAGCGTTGATATCGGTGACCTGACGTTCATGATTGCGTACCTGTTCATAGATGGAGAGGCGCCGTGCAATTTTGACGCGGCCGACATGAACAGCGATTGTGTAGGACCGGACATCGGCGACCTGACGTACCTGATTCAGTACCTTTTCGTTGAAGGCGCGGACCCGTTGTGCGGGTGCGTGGTCGCGGGCGCTCCGGCTGCACCGCAGATCAGCCCCGACATTACCGTTCAGGCCGTGCAGGAAGGCGGGTACACGGAGGTAGTCCTCAATTCGTCCGTCGAGTTACGCGGGGTTCAGCTCGAGTTGTCAGGCTCGGGCGGCGATGTTCCCGTGAACCTGCAGCCGGGCACGCTTGATCTCGTGGCCGGCCGGCCGGGCAATCCGCTGAATCTGGCGGTCCTCGACCTCGACGGCCCGCACGTAATCAAAGCCGGTTCGGTCAGGCTGCTGCGTCTTGAAGGAGACTACGAAATTGTCTCCGGCCTGGTCTCCGATCTTGCCCACAGGGTGCTCACGCCGTCGATTGCCACCGCGGCGGATGGACCCGACCTCCCCGATACCTATGGACTTTCACAGAACTATCCGAATCCGTTCAACCCGTCGACGGATATCACCTTCGCCCTGCCCGTTCCCAGCCGAGTCAAGCTGGAGGTCTTCAACATCCTGGGTCAGGAGGTGGTCACCCTGGTCGACGAGGCCCGTCAGGCCGGCTATCATACGATCACATGGGACGGCGCCTCCGGGCAGGGACACCAGGTGGCCAGCGGTGTCTACTTCTATCGTCTGGTGACGGACGAATTCTCGCAGACGAAGAAGATGATTCTGCTGAAGTAA
- a CDS encoding ABC transporter substrate binding protein, producing the protein MKWSLVLFLATLSSLAGSTCSQDKPPEKVVTVGFIEGGEYPDHAVFRDLFTAELQRLVPEGLKAVTVPQGFKSAGWRRDTCRSMAAEIAGDTSVHMVVALGPWVVEDLLAAGCQKPIIAAYRFDPVLEGLVDARGRPIVDNLTLRVRPDKLKNDLALLAGLLPVKELAFLYFPSGDETERVLAEVRRLAADLGFSVVTAEGYDNYGTFAYFKAYGALAERVDALYVPPLWGFTPVKINQFYARTNRERVPVMSASGRLHVERGALVSGNGESIRANAYFHAWKTVRIMQGETPADLPVVFPEQTGIVVNGSTARLYGLELPAGLRFDAVRVEIPQGEDSLAIDLPSAIDQALTLYPGYLARHEALQAAAARARRAYSEYLPQVGLTGSITYFDDNAVHNRFGEIDNESYRLGLTLEQSLLSLETIRTIELAAEERKLSEISRDQAGLDLEFAVTTAYVGFLRAWGVLAARQEYRDRIDEILQLARTREFLGIQDHFEVLRWQDEHLRATQALIGAEADLGIARVVLNILLNQPGNTPIVPDSALFSQERLVAEYVQLLLPMGTRSAEERSQDFLVRQALAENPALRRLGVNIDIQHVRVSRNRARWYPRVGFRATLQYADELAESPSFQEESSQWSVGAFFDLPLFEGADRWHERRMLTAELGRVENEKDEAILNVISRVRTEMLRFGGLLARLPFADESWRLAADHSRQAADGYASGRRTYIEVLEAQRSYLDARLTMLETRHDYCESAARLVRAVGWSAHAHGRTPGQELAKRLAAPDSGR; encoded by the coding sequence GTGAAATGGTCACTGGTGCTTTTCCTCGCAACGCTCAGTTCTCTGGCGGGCTCGACCTGCTCGCAGGACAAACCGCCGGAGAAGGTCGTAACGGTGGGCTTTATCGAAGGGGGCGAGTATCCCGATCACGCCGTATTTCGCGATCTGTTTACCGCTGAGTTGCAGCGGCTGGTCCCTGAGGGATTGAAGGCGGTGACAGTGCCGCAGGGATTCAAGTCGGCCGGATGGAGGCGCGACACGTGCCGCTCCATGGCCGCCGAAATCGCCGGTGATACCTCTGTTCACATGGTGGTGGCCCTGGGTCCGTGGGTGGTGGAAGACCTTCTGGCGGCGGGCTGTCAGAAGCCGATCATTGCCGCGTACCGCTTCGATCCCGTTCTGGAAGGACTTGTCGATGCGCGCGGCCGGCCCATAGTCGATAACCTTACCCTGCGAGTCCGCCCCGACAAGTTGAAGAATGACCTTGCTCTCCTGGCCGGTCTTCTGCCCGTCAAAGAGCTGGCATTCCTGTACTTCCCGTCCGGCGACGAGACCGAGCGCGTGCTGGCCGAGGTTCGAAGGCTGGCGGCCGACCTCGGCTTCAGCGTGGTCACTGCCGAGGGGTACGACAATTACGGCACCTTTGCATACTTCAAGGCGTACGGTGCCCTGGCCGAGAGGGTCGATGCGCTTTACGTCCCGCCGCTGTGGGGATTCACGCCGGTCAAGATCAATCAGTTTTATGCCAGGACGAACCGCGAGCGAGTTCCGGTCATGTCCGCGTCGGGGCGACTGCACGTCGAACGGGGAGCCCTGGTATCGGGTAACGGCGAATCCATTCGCGCCAACGCATACTTCCATGCCTGGAAGACGGTCAGGATTATGCAGGGAGAGACGCCGGCCGACTTGCCCGTGGTGTTCCCCGAGCAGACAGGGATCGTCGTGAATGGATCCACGGCCCGATTGTACGGCCTGGAACTGCCCGCCGGTCTGAGGTTCGATGCCGTGCGCGTGGAGATTCCGCAGGGGGAAGATTCTCTCGCCATCGATCTTCCCTCGGCTATTGACCAGGCGCTCACACTGTACCCCGGATACCTGGCCAGGCATGAAGCCCTCCAGGCTGCGGCGGCCCGGGCGCGGCGCGCATACTCAGAGTATCTTCCGCAAGTCGGCCTTACCGGATCGATTACATATTTCGATGATAACGCCGTGCACAATCGTTTCGGGGAGATCGACAACGAGAGCTACCGGCTCGGGCTGACGCTTGAGCAGTCTCTGCTGTCGCTTGAGACGATCAGGACAATCGAACTGGCCGCCGAAGAAAGAAAGCTGAGCGAGATTTCCCGCGATCAGGCGGGGCTCGACCTGGAATTCGCCGTGACGACGGCCTACGTCGGTTTTCTCCGTGCCTGGGGAGTGCTGGCCGCGCGGCAGGAATACCGGGATCGGATCGACGAGATACTGCAATTGGCCCGCACGCGTGAGTTTCTCGGCATCCAGGACCATTTCGAGGTTCTCCGCTGGCAGGATGAACACCTCAGGGCAACCCAGGCCCTGATTGGGGCCGAGGCCGACCTGGGTATAGCCCGTGTGGTGCTGAACATCTTACTCAACCAGCCGGGGAACACGCCTATCGTTCCGGACAGCGCGCTGTTTTCTCAGGAGCGTCTGGTGGCCGAATACGTGCAACTGCTCCTGCCCATGGGCACCAGGTCGGCCGAAGAACGCAGCCAGGATTTCCTTGTCCGGCAGGCGCTGGCAGAGAATCCGGCCTTACGCCGGCTCGGTGTCAACATCGACATTCAGCATGTCCGGGTCTCGCGCAACCGGGCCAGGTGGTACCCGCGCGTCGGTTTCCGGGCAACTCTGCAGTACGCGGACGAGCTGGCCGAATCGCCCTCTTTTCAGGAAGAATCCAGCCAATGGTCGGTAGGTGCGTTTTTCGATCTGCCTTTGTTCGAGGGCGCTGACCGGTGGCACGAACGGCGCATGCTGACCGCGGAACTGGGCCGGGTCGAGAATGAGAAGGATGAGGCCATCTTGAACGTGATCAGCCGGGTCCGGACGGAGATGCTGCGGTTTGGCGGGCTGTTGGCGAGACTGCCGTTCGCCGATGAGTCATGGAGACTTGCAGCGGACCACTCCCGCCAGGCGGCGGACGGTTATGCCTCCGGCCGCCGAACGTACATCGAGGTGCTCGAAGCCCAGCGGAGCTATCTGGATGCCCGGTTGACGATGCTGGAGACACGGCACGATTACTGCGAGTCGGCCGCACGGCTGGTCAGGGCCGTTGGCTGGTCGGCGCACGCGCATGGCCGGACGCCCGGGCAGGAACTGGCCAAGCGCCTGGCTGCTCCCGACTCCGGCCGTTAG